CTTATCAAGGTTTCGATTTGAGTTTCTTGATACAAGGCACTGTCGGTAATCAGATTCTGAATATAAATCGCCAAAACCTCGAGATGTTTACCGGGCAGCAAAATGCGTCGATAGATGCTTTAGCTCGCTGGACTCCCGAAAACACTACGCAGGTTTATCCTCGGGCAAAGCTTGATCCGGCGCCCATCTTTTCGGACCAATTTGTGGAGTCGGGAACATTCGTTCGGCTGGCGAACCTACGGTTTGCTTATTCCCTGCCTAAAACTTGGTTAAGCTCAGCCCACATTAATCATGCGCAAGTTTACTTTATTGGACAAAACCTACTGACCTTGACAAACTATCGCGGTTTTGACCCGGAAGTAACATCGGGCAGCAATGTGCAGATCGGAACCGACGCTGGCATCTATCCTGTAGCGAAGACTTTGTCGTTGGGGCTTTCATTAACCTTTTAATATCCTGTCATGAGAAAAAGATATCTACCTATTGTCCTATTGATTTCACTGCTTGCAACCGCTTGTTCGAAGTTAGACGAGCAGCCCCGTGCTATCCTCGTGAATGAGCAGTTCTACCTCGATGAGGCGCAAGCTGTCGCTGCGGTTACCGGAACTTATAGAAAACTATATGAAACTGGACAGTCCCTGTATAATAGTTTGTTCCAGATTGGCGTGGAGATGGCGACGGACGACTATGAGGCGGGACCGCGTGCGCGGAATGCCCATGTTCGCGCGATCAGTAACTTAACGCACGACGCGTCGAATGACCGCATGGAGCAATTATGGAAGCAGAGCTATGATGCCATCAATGCTTCTAACCTGAATATAGTTGCTATAGAAAAGATTCCAGCCGATAAGATCGACGCCACGATACAGAAGCGTCTGATATTAGAAGCGAGGTTCTTGCGCGCCTTGCATTACTTCAATTTAGTGCGTTGGTTTGGCGACGTGCCATTGCAACTGCAGCCGATTGCAAACCTGAGCAAGGCGGAACTGCAGGTGGCGAAAAGTACTGAGGAGCAGGTTTACTTACAGATTATTGCCGATTTACAGGCTGCAGAAGCTTTGCCCAATTATAAAGCATATGGCGATACAGACAGAGGACGGGCGAGTTCCGGAGCAGCAAAGAGCTTGTTGGCTAAGGTTTATCTGACGCAGAAAGATTATGCGAAAGCGAAAGCTAAGGCAGCAGAGGTCATTGAGCAGGAGGGCTATGAGCTATTTGAGGAATTTGCCGATGTGTTCAACGTGGAGACGAAGAATGGGAAGGAGCATATTTTCTCGGCGCAGTTTAAGGGGAATGTAGGCTACCAGGGCAATTCCTTGGCGGGCCGTTCAGCACCGGCTGATATTCCTGGCATCAATGGCGATTATGCGGATGCCTTACATGTGCAGGGTGGCTTGTATGAAGCGTACGAGAAAACCGACGCCCGCCTTGCTGTGACTTTTACGCTCGGAAAAGTATCGCCTGTCGACGGTAAGTATTACGCACTGCCTACGCCGCAATTCAATAAATATTATGACGACGCGGTGGTCGGTAATCAAAGCCAATCTTCTAAAAACTTACCAATTATTCGGTATGCAGAAGTGCTATTGATCTTCGCAGAGGCGGAAAATGAGTTGAATGGACCTACTGCTGCTGCAAAAGACGCGTTGAATGCAGTACGGCAGCGGGCGAAGACTACTTTATTGACAACCAGCGTTAGTAAAGATGCCTTTCGGGAGTCGGTTTTTGAAGAGCGTCGGAAAGAACTCGTCTATGAGTATCAAAGATGGTTCGACTTGGTGAGGCGTGGTGCGGACTACTACGTCGCTAAGCTGAAAGCCGCGGGCAAGATTAATGCCTCCGCAAGACATCTGCATTTTCCTACTCCACAGCGAGAATTGAACCTTAACCCTAATCTAAAACAACATCCAGATTGGATTAATCATTAACATTATGAACAGAAAGAACATTTTCCTAAACACAGTATTGCTTCTTCTTTCGCTATCGGTATGGGCGCAAGATAAAAGACCAAATATTATTTTAATCCTGGCAGATGATCTGGGCTATTCGGACCTGGGATCATATGGGTCGGAAATCCCAACCCCTAATTTAGATCGTCTAGCGAAGGAAGGGTTGCGCCTTCGTGAGTTTTATAACAACTCCATATGTGCACCCACCAGAGCATCGCTGCTGACCGGGCAGTACCAACATAAAGCCGGGGTCGGTTACTTTTCTAATGACCTGGGACTGTCTGCATATCAGGGTTATCTGAATAAGGAGTCCCTAACGATTGCGGAGGTGCTTAAAGAAAATGGCTACATTACGCTAACCTCTGGTAAGTGGCATGTGTCGGAGAAGGGGCAAAGTTATCCTTGGGAAAGAGGATTTGACTACGTCTATCCTCGCGATGATAAGAATGCAAATTCCGGAGCACCGGGTCTACGAACGCCTGAAACAGATGCGGAGGGCTATCCAACTCAAGCGACATTTTCGACCAACTTGATCACGCGGAATGCGATAGGTTTTTTGGATAGCATTAAGAGTCGACAGGAGCCGTTCTTTTTGTATTTAGCACATACGGCTCCGCATTGGCCTTTGGTTGCTCCAAAAGAGGATATAGCTCGCTTTAAAGGCAAGTATGATATGGGATGGTCGGTCCTTAGGGAGCAAAGACTAAAAAGACAGCGTGAAATCGGCTTGATACCGACGGGACTGACTCCATCAACTGCTGATCGGGATCTTTATGACTGGGAAAAACTGACTGCTGAACAAAGGGCAGGTTGGGCGAAG
The DNA window shown above is from Sphingobacterium hotanense and carries:
- a CDS encoding RagB/SusD family nutrient uptake outer membrane protein; the protein is MRKRYLPIVLLISLLATACSKLDEQPRAILVNEQFYLDEAQAVAAVTGTYRKLYETGQSLYNSLFQIGVEMATDDYEAGPRARNAHVRAISNLTHDASNDRMEQLWKQSYDAINASNLNIVAIEKIPADKIDATIQKRLILEARFLRALHYFNLVRWFGDVPLQLQPIANLSKAELQVAKSTEEQVYLQIIADLQAAEALPNYKAYGDTDRGRASSGAAKSLLAKVYLTQKDYAKAKAKAAEVIEQEGYELFEEFADVFNVETKNGKEHIFSAQFKGNVGYQGNSLAGRSAPADIPGINGDYADALHVQGGLYEAYEKTDARLAVTFTLGKVSPVDGKYYALPTPQFNKYYDDAVVGNQSQSSKNLPIIRYAEVLLIFAEAENELNGPTAAAKDALNAVRQRAKTTLLTTSVSKDAFRESVFEERRKELVYEYQRWFDLVRRGADYYVAKLKAAGKINASARHLHFPTPQRELNLNPNLKQHPDWINH
- a CDS encoding arylsulfatase, coding for MNRKNIFLNTVLLLLSLSVWAQDKRPNIILILADDLGYSDLGSYGSEIPTPNLDRLAKEGLRLREFYNNSICAPTRASLLTGQYQHKAGVGYFSNDLGLSAYQGYLNKESLTIAEVLKENGYITLTSGKWHVSEKGQSYPWERGFDYVYPRDDKNANSGAPGLRTPETDAEGYPTQATFSTNLITRNAIGFLDSIKSRQEPFFLYLAHTAPHWPLVAPKEDIARFKGKYDMGWSVLREQRLKRQREIGLIPTGLTPSTADRDLYDWEKLTAEQRAGWAKKMEIFAAMVYRLDQSIGELLDRLEKNGQLDNTLIVFLSDNGAPAEDLVRWHHGSDRNKGAIGTVTSYESQSKNWSYASNTPFKAFKDYMYEGGINTPFIAWFPGRIQQGEIKQGTGHIIDLAPTFYELANAKYPEAYKATKVNALAGKSLLPLLTSESQQVLREEGLFWERAGNRAARVGKWKLVSTWPSQTWELYDLESDPTETRNIADKNEDVVSRLAQAYANWAKETGVVDFAELESKEPASMKEFRKSKVQEVE